In the Engraulis encrasicolus isolate BLACKSEA-1 chromosome 9, IST_EnEncr_1.0, whole genome shotgun sequence genome, one interval contains:
- the LOC134454932 gene encoding uncharacterized protein LOC134454932, translating to MVKLLWSTLEMLLLMMTLLLLTPLHGERAIRHVDVFSRAGEAAVLPCVDVMSGDPLCSSTTWEYYKASGSWVKVVSKGKVQQSGRSERLRLLPNCSLHISHVSPEDAGYYRCQPYKESDFTDVLLSVLHTLPGEDPSGGLEVVSCLASTYGGWCGHVRWVDESGAEQLNSDHVKINRKSNCEVQLAVKTTVLMSPAHTHTWTCQLTYRGEVKASIPYTVHTPEALKGAPPTWPRSGIGNPLIFPRGDGVCLHHFMLPETV from the exons ATGGTGAAGCTGCTCTGGTCAACACTGGAGATGTTGCTGCTGATGATGACTCTACTGCTGCTGACTCCACTACACG GTGAGCGTGCAATCCGCCATGTAGATGTGTTCTCCAGGGCAGGGGAAGCTGCCGTTCTCCCCTGTGTTGACGTCATGAGTGGGGACCCACTCTGCTCCTCTACTACATGGGAATACTATAAGGCCAGTGGCTCATGGGTAAAGGTGGTCAGCAAGGGAAAGGTCCAACAATCTGGGAGATCAGAGAGGCTGCGTCTCCTCCCCaactgttccctccacatcagTCACGTCTCCCCTGAGGATGCTGGATACTACCGGTGTCAGCCGTATAAAGAATCAGATTTTACTGATGTTCTTCTCAGTGTTCTTCATA CTTTGCCAGGGGAAGATCCCTCAGGAGGACTTGAGGTCGTGTCTTGCCTCGCGTCCACCTATGGTGGGTGGTGTGGGCATGTGAGGTGGGTGGATGAGAGTGGAGCTGAGCAGCTGAACTCAGACCATGTGAAGATCAACAGAAAGTCCAACTGTGAGGTTCAGCTGGCTGTCAAAACCACGGTCCTCATGagtccagctcacacacacacatggacgtgccAACTCACTTATCGAGGAGAGGTTAAGGCCTCTATCCCCTATACAGTCCACACACCAG aagcacTCAAGGGAGCCCCACCTACTTGGCCTCGTTCTGGAATTGGGAATCCTCTGATTtttcctcgaggtgatggagtctGCCTACACCATTTTATGCTCCCTGAAACTGTG taG